The segment TCTCCATGCTGATCAGCGAGGTCATCAGCAGACCGAGGTTGGCGCCCCCGTATTCTTCCGGCGTCAGGAGGCCCCAGAGCCCAGCCGTTTTTGCCCGCTGCTGCAGCCGGCGGATGTCAGCGGGCTCCGGAAAGGACCGGCCGTCGAGTTCGGCGCGCTGCGCCTCCGCCTCCAGCGGCAACAGCTCCTTGGTCACGAACTCGCGGACCGTTCCCAGGATCATCCGCTGTTCGTTGGTCAGCCCGAAATCCATAGTCCGTTCCCCTTAATGTCTCCCCGCTCTTTCACGCCGGAGCGGGGCCCCTACTCCCTAACGATCGTTCGATCGACAATATGAACTGGCCAGTATGATGCTGTCAAGGGAAGGGGCGATGAGGAACGTCGACCGGGCAACGCTGGGTGGCACTCTACGGATCGACCAGGTCCTCGAATCCGCCACGCGGCTCTTTACCGAGAAGGGGTACGAGGCCGCCAGCGTGCGCGATCTCGCGGCCGAGTTGGAGATCCGGCCGTCTTCGCTCTATCATCATTTCCCCGGAAAGCAGCACATCCTCTTCGCGATCTGTATGCGAATGCAGACGGACTTCAACGCCGAGGTGATGCCCGAGCTGGTCGCCAACCGGCCGCCTGAGGAGGCGATCGCGTCCGCCGTTCGCCGGCATGTTCTCTTCGGGCACCGGCGGAAAGGAGAGGTTGTGGTCAACATCCGCGAGCGCCGCAGCCTGCCGGCGAACCAACTCGCCCAGGTCAACGGCCTGCGCCGCGAGTACCGGAATACGATGGCCCTCGTGATCGACGCCGGTTGCGCGCAGGGCGTCTTTCGGGTAGAGGATTCCAAGCTCGCCGCGATGGCGATCGTCGACATGATCAACGGCTTGCCTCACTGGTACAAACCGCGCGACGAACAGGATCTCGAGCGGGTGGCGGACCTCTACGCGCGCGCCGCGCTGGCGTTGCTCCGAGGCTGGGAGACCAACCGCACGAGCTGAGCCGCGGCGTCTTGACTTGACCCTTCGTCGGTGCATACTGTCTGATCGAACGTTCGTTAGGGAGAAGAAAAGGGTGGGAGAGCTTTCGCGGCCAACCCTCGAGGTTGCAGACCTGACCGTCCGCTTTGGGGGGATCCTGGCGCTGGATCAGGTCTCCCTTCGTATCGATGCGGGTGAAGTTGTCGCGATCATCGGACCCAACGGCGCCGGCAAGACGACGCTCTTCAACGCCGTCTGCGGATTCCTGCGTCCCGATTCTGGCAGGATCAATTACCGTGGCGAGGCGCTGCTCGGCACGGCACCCCATCGCCTGGCCCGGTTGGGCATTGCCCGCACGCTTCAGGGGCTTGGGCTCTGGCCCGGGCTTTCGGTCCAGGAGAATGTCGTGGCCGGGTCGAATCTGCGTCCGAGCCTGCTGGCGTCGCTGCTCGCCCTGCCGAGCTCGGATCGGATCGAGGCCGAGCTCGCCTCGAAGGCCCACGAAATCCTCGATCGGCTCGGCATCGCCGGCTACGCGAGCGCCTACCCGGCAACGCTTTCCTACGGCGTACAGAAACGGGTCATCATCGCTCGGGCCCTCATGGCGGAGCCGTCGCTGCTGCTGTTGGACGAGCCCGTCAGCGGCCTATCTGCTCAGGACATCGACGATCTCGCCCAGCTGATCACGCAGCTTCGCAACCGCATGTGCGTCGCCGTCGTCGAGCACCACCTGGATTTCGTGATGGCGATCTCTGACCGCATCGTCGTGCTCAACGTGGGCCGCGTGATCGCGTCAGGCACACCGAAGGAGATCCGGGGCAATCCGCAGGTGGCGACGGCCTATCTCGGCGAGGATGTCCCCACGCCGGAGGCATCGCCTGGTGCTTGAGGTCATCGACCTCACCGTCGCCTACGGTCCGGTGGTCGCGCTGCACGGTGTTTCCCTCGCGGTAGCCGACGGGTCGATGACGGCGGTCCTCGGTGCCAACGGCGCCGGCAAGACGACCCTAGTTCGGACGATCTCCGGCCTGACGCGGCCGCGGAGCGGGTCGGTCCGCCTCGACGGTCGCGATATCACGCGCCTCGCCCCCGATGAGATCGCGCGCCTCGGGGTCGCGCATGTGCCCCAGGGTCAGGGCGTCCTCGCCGAGCTGACGGTGGACGAGAACCTCCGGCTCGGGGGTCTCTGGCGGCGGGATCCACCGGACCAGCGAAAGGCGCTGGCCGAGGCCTACGACCTCTTCCCCCCGCTGGCCAGCCGGCGGCACCTGGCGGCCTTCAGCCTTT is part of the Candidatus Dormiibacterota bacterium genome and harbors:
- a CDS encoding ABC transporter ATP-binding protein, whose product is MGELSRPTLEVADLTVRFGGILALDQVSLRIDAGEVVAIIGPNGAGKTTLFNAVCGFLRPDSGRINYRGEALLGTAPHRLARLGIARTLQGLGLWPGLSVQENVVAGSNLRPSLLASLLALPSSDRIEAELASKAHEILDRLGIAGYASAYPATLSYGVQKRVIIARALMAEPSLLLLDEPVSGLSAQDIDDLAQLITQLRNRMCVAVVEHHLDFVMAISDRIVVLNVGRVIASGTPKEIRGNPQVATAYLGEDVPTPEASPGA
- a CDS encoding ABC transporter ATP-binding protein; its protein translation is MLEVIDLTVAYGPVVALHGVSLAVADGSMTAVLGANGAGKTTLVRTISGLTRPRSGSVRLDGRDITRLAPDEIARLGVAHVPQGQGVLAELTVDENLRLGGLWRRDPPDQRKALAEAYDLFPPLASRRHLAAFSLSGGERQMLSVGRALVARARVLLLDEPSLGLARLVLVQIMARIRALVTERGLTVLLIEQNAKSALSVADEGIVLHLGKVVARGRAHQLLSEEGLRHAYLGF
- a CDS encoding TetR/AcrR family transcriptional regulator — its product is MRNVDRATLGGTLRIDQVLESATRLFTEKGYEAASVRDLAAELEIRPSSLYHHFPGKQHILFAICMRMQTDFNAEVMPELVANRPPEEAIASAVRRHVLFGHRRKGEVVVNIRERRSLPANQLAQVNGLRREYRNTMALVIDAGCAQGVFRVEDSKLAAMAIVDMINGLPHWYKPRDEQDLERVADLYARAALALLRGWETNRTS